A section of the Oncorhynchus tshawytscha isolate Ot180627B linkage group LG09, Otsh_v2.0, whole genome shotgun sequence genome encodes:
- the LOC112258675 gene encoding receptor activity-modifying protein 1 isoform X2, protein MFTFSDMKGALVFFAVLLSVLSGVSLEDRGFSRGLGCGNKYVNCEEYCEICVYFHTRTECYTTLFKETCYSPFVGGMELLNNTDWCNWNNVKRMYNTFTMCTEEIAECLLIPWPNRMVENEFVNIHSRFFPDCPNEGLSDPPPSIVFALVMTPICLIPIMVVLVVLKTKNGDGSS, encoded by the exons ATGTTCACGTTCTCTGACATGAAGGGAGCGCTTGTTTTCTTTGCGgtgctcctctctgttctttctg GCGTTAGCCTCGAAGATAGAGGATTCTCCCGTGGATTAG GTTGTGGGAATAAGTATGTTAATTGTGAAGAATACTGTGAAATTTGTGTGTATTTTCACACAAGGACGGAGTGCTACACGACCTTATTTAAGGAAACCTGCTACAGTCCTTTTGTAGGTGGCATGGAGTTATTAAACAACACAGACTGGTGCAACTGGAACAATGTGAAGAG GATGTATAACACCTTCACCATGTGCACGGAGGAGATAGCAGAGTGTCTGCTGATCCCCTGGCCCAACAGGATGGTGGAGAATGAGTTTGTAAACATCCACTCCAGGTTCTTCCCGGACTGTCCCAACGAGGGGCTGAGCGACCCCCCGCCCAGCATCGTGTTTGCCCTGGTGATGACCCCCATCTGCCTCATCCCCATCATGGTGGTCCTGGTGGTGCTAAAGACCAAGAACGGAGATGGCAGCTCCTGA